One genomic window of Phoenix dactylifera cultivar Barhee BC4 chromosome 6, palm_55x_up_171113_PBpolish2nd_filt_p, whole genome shotgun sequence includes the following:
- the LOC103712584 gene encoding uncharacterized protein LOC103712584 isoform X1: MAIVAAPPSGLRRIPVIRVGNRRRSLKRFSCTVMKDGPMKSYDDEKKEDDSGGLHLTIRGTQLDISASPSNMVPRIPHLQMSSGPSNLRFNKLQASDEEPDCSRTSDLRFDRLQPTDKECNCRHKRVFGRFVAREALLDEEYWTAAWLRAESHWENQSDVRYLENFKRKYAEQEFNAIKRRCSRQHAEKCICIVAVKNDERNGKRTVLSSIVGTLDLNIRHLLCGETFPGECTKPSAFSSIYQADQPKYGYVANLCVAKYARRQGIASNMLLLAFEAAKLYGADETFVHVHQDNTAAQKLYDRTGFQMVDTAIPHLLAEKKYLMSFKTKSSSPNADCSHVVA; the protein is encoded by the exons ATGGCGATCGTCGCAGCTCCTCCGTCTGGTCTGCGACGAATCCCCGTCATCCGAGTCGGAAATCGCCGCCGATCCCTGAAAAGATTTTCCTGTACGGTGAT GAAGGATGGGCCAATGAAGTCTTACGAtgatgagaagaaagaagatgatTCTGGTGGTCTTCATTTGACCATTAGAGGTACTCAGCTTGATATCTCTGCTAGCCCATCAAATATGGTGCCAAGAATTCCTCATCTTCAGATGTCATCGGGTCCATCCAACCTCCGTTTTAACAAGTTGCAGGCGTCGGATGAGGAACCTGATTGTAGTCGAACGTCCGATCTTCGTTTTGATCGGTTGCAGCCCACGGATAAGGAATGCAATTGTAGGCATAAAAGGGTTTTTGGGCGTTTTGTTGCTCGAGAGGCTCTTCTTGATGAAGAATACTGG ACTGCAGCATGGTTGAGGGCAGAAAGTCATTGGGAGAACCAATCAGATGTCCG CTATCTTGAAAATTTCAAGAGGAAATATGCTGAGCAG GAGTTCAATGCAATAAAGAGGCGATGCAGTAGGCAGCATGCTGAGAAGTGCATCTGCATTGTTGCG GTAAAGAATGATGAAAGAAATGGTAAGCGTACTGTATTGAGCAGCATAGTCGGGACTCTGGATTTAAACATAAGACATCTTTTATGTGGAGAAACATTTCCTGGG GAATGCACAAAGCCATCTGCTTTTTCCAGCATCTACCAAGCAGATCAACCGAAATATGGTTATGTGGCAAACTTATGCGTTGCAAAATATGCTCGCCGTCAAGGGATTGCAAGCAACATGCTGTTATTAGCTTTTGAAGCAGCCAAATTATATG GCGCTGATGAGACATTCGTGCATGTGCATCAGGATAACACTGCAGCTCAGAAACTATATGACCGCACAGGATTCCAG ATGGTTGATACAGCGATTCCTCATTTATTAGCGGAGAAGAAATATTTGATGTCTTTCAAGACTAAGTCCTCTTCCCCAAACGCTGACTGCTCCCATGTTGTTGCATAG
- the LOC103712584 gene encoding uncharacterized protein LOC103712584 isoform X2 — protein sequence MAIVAAPPSGLRRIPVIRVGNRRRSLKRFSCTVMKDGPMKSYDDEKKEDDSGGLHLTIRGTQLDISASPSNMVPRIPHLQMSSGPSNLRFNKLQASDEEPDCSRTSDLRFDRLQPTDKECNCRHKRVFGRFVAREALLDEEYWTAAWLRAESHWENQSDVRYLENFKRKYAEQEFNAIKRRCSRQHAEKCICIVAVKNDERNGKRTVLSSIVGTLDLNIRHLLCGETFPGPSAFSSIYQADQPKYGYVANLCVAKYARRQGIASNMLLLAFEAAKLYGADETFVHVHQDNTAAQKLYDRTGFQMVDTAIPHLLAEKKYLMSFKTKSSSPNADCSHVVA from the exons ATGGCGATCGTCGCAGCTCCTCCGTCTGGTCTGCGACGAATCCCCGTCATCCGAGTCGGAAATCGCCGCCGATCCCTGAAAAGATTTTCCTGTACGGTGAT GAAGGATGGGCCAATGAAGTCTTACGAtgatgagaagaaagaagatgatTCTGGTGGTCTTCATTTGACCATTAGAGGTACTCAGCTTGATATCTCTGCTAGCCCATCAAATATGGTGCCAAGAATTCCTCATCTTCAGATGTCATCGGGTCCATCCAACCTCCGTTTTAACAAGTTGCAGGCGTCGGATGAGGAACCTGATTGTAGTCGAACGTCCGATCTTCGTTTTGATCGGTTGCAGCCCACGGATAAGGAATGCAATTGTAGGCATAAAAGGGTTTTTGGGCGTTTTGTTGCTCGAGAGGCTCTTCTTGATGAAGAATACTGG ACTGCAGCATGGTTGAGGGCAGAAAGTCATTGGGAGAACCAATCAGATGTCCG CTATCTTGAAAATTTCAAGAGGAAATATGCTGAGCAG GAGTTCAATGCAATAAAGAGGCGATGCAGTAGGCAGCATGCTGAGAAGTGCATCTGCATTGTTGCG GTAAAGAATGATGAAAGAAATGGTAAGCGTACTGTATTGAGCAGCATAGTCGGGACTCTGGATTTAAACATAAGACATCTTTTATGTGGAGAAACATTTCCTGGG CCATCTGCTTTTTCCAGCATCTACCAAGCAGATCAACCGAAATATGGTTATGTGGCAAACTTATGCGTTGCAAAATATGCTCGCCGTCAAGGGATTGCAAGCAACATGCTGTTATTAGCTTTTGAAGCAGCCAAATTATATG GCGCTGATGAGACATTCGTGCATGTGCATCAGGATAACACTGCAGCTCAGAAACTATATGACCGCACAGGATTCCAG ATGGTTGATACAGCGATTCCTCATTTATTAGCGGAGAAGAAATATTTGATGTCTTTCAAGACTAAGTCCTCTTCCCCAAACGCTGACTGCTCCCATGTTGTTGCATAG